Proteins from a genomic interval of Clostridium scatologenes:
- a CDS encoding ComEC/Rec2 family competence protein, whose translation MQFQKKFFKVIVSLFVIIFTFSACSDTKNVSNNPIKSNENIIKVNYIDIGQGDSQLIQVNGKNLLIDAGPNESIDKLMNYLSKQNIKKLDYVIATHPDEDHIGGMSSVIKKYDIGEFYAPKKLTNTRTFENMVTALKSKNLKINAGKAGMNLNLGKNVTCQMLAPNNDKYKDTNNYSIVVKITYGESKFLFTGDAEKISETEMLSKNFDLSADVLKVGHHGSSSSSSKEFLDKVNPKIAIISCGKNNKYGHPHHEILTQLKNRKVQIYRTDVDGSIVLLSDGKKIAKQ comes from the coding sequence ATGCAGTTTCAAAAAAAATTTTTTAAGGTTATTGTTTCATTATTTGTAATAATATTTACTTTTTCAGCATGTAGTGATACAAAAAATGTATCAAATAATCCAATTAAAAGCAATGAAAATATTATAAAAGTAAACTATATTGATATAGGACAAGGAGACAGCCAATTAATTCAAGTTAATGGTAAGAATCTTCTTATAGACGCAGGTCCAAATGAAAGTATAGATAAACTCATGAACTATTTAAGCAAGCAGAATATAAAAAAGCTAGATTATGTTATTGCAACACACCCTGATGAAGACCATATAGGGGGTATGAGTTCCGTAATAAAAAAATATGATATCGGTGAATTCTATGCTCCAAAAAAATTGACAAATACTAGAACCTTTGAAAATATGGTAACTGCGTTAAAAAGTAAAAATCTTAAAATAAACGCAGGTAAAGCTGGCATGAATTTAAACTTAGGTAAAAACGTAACTTGTCAGATGTTAGCTCCAAACAATGATAAATATAAAGATACTAATAATTATTCAATAGTTGTTAAAATAACTTATGGTGAATCAAAATTTTTATTTACTGGTGATGCTGAAAAAATTAGTGAGACAGAAATGTTATCTAAAAATTTTGATCTATCTGCTGATGTACTAAAAGTCGGACATCATGGAAGTTCCTCTTCATCTTCTAAAGAATTTTTGGATAAAGTTAATCCTAAAATAGCCATAATAAGCTGTGGTAAAAATAATAAATATGGACATCCTCATCATGAAATATTAACACAACTCAAAAATAGAAAAGTACAAATTTATAGAACTGATGTAGATGGAAGTATAGTTCTACTAAGTGATGGTAAAAAAATAGCTAAGCAATAA